In Leishmania donovani BPK282A1 complete genome, chromosome 35, the following are encoded in one genomic region:
- a CDS encoding glycine cleavage system H protein, putative, which produces MQCEDEITIGISSYAQENLGDVVYVSLPQVGDTVKAKDVIGEVESVKATSNVYSPVDGTITAVNENLKDQPGLVNQSPEEKGWLIKVKCSEIPKGLMDEAAYKKFLE; this is translated from the coding sequence ATGCAGTGCGAGGATGAGATAACTATTGGAATCTCCAGCTACGCCCAGGAGAATCTGGGTGACGTGGTGTACGTCTCTCTCCCGCAGGTGGGCGATACTGTCAAGGCGAAGGATGTCATAGGCGAGGTGGAGAGCGTGAAGGCCACGAGCAATGTGTACTCCCCGGTTGACGGCACCATCACCGCAGTGAACGAGAACCTGAAAGACCAGCCGGGCCTCGTCAATCAATCTCCTGAGGAGAAGGGCTGGCTGATCAAGGTGAAATGCTCTGAGATTCCAAAGGGCCTcatggacgaggcggcgtACAAGAAGTTCCTCGAGTAG